The stretch of DNA gctatttcaagtagcatttgagcttataacttatagctttttacactttattccatttttaccctttaatttaataactacccactctaaaaaataaactacccactatcagctataagctagcttttcagctatcagctagcttatagcttatttttaccaaatagacATATTGTTTCGAGGCCTATATATAATGTACATGTGTCATGTATGTaatgttttattaatatatttttatatggagggatcaaattatattgatatatataatagGAAGGACCAAATTCACCCCGGAATCAAGGTTCTGATTCCGCCACTGTTAATCATAGAAAAGTTTGTCATGTGCATATACTCATGTGTCACGTGAAAAATTGAGATCTCTATGGTTGCTCCATTTTTTACATTTAGCGTCTTGTTAACGTgtttagttaaaataaaattaatgaaaaatgttaacatataTTTTAAGAGCATAGGTTAAAAATCAACTCCTAAGAAGGAGGCATTGGGGTAATTATTTGGTTCAAAATCAACTTGAGGAATCTTACGAATTGTACGCTCAAGTAAAAAAGATACATGATGGactatataatattttattctgTTCAATGATCTCTTAATTATTCAAATAGAAAAGTTTAGTTAAATAGTACTCCTCCAATGGAATCTTAACAAGATTGATATCAAGATAAAGATCTCTACTCGATCACATGCCCTTGTATTGCCAATATTATTACATAATCATATATACAATCATCGtgacttttgcttaaaaaaaaaaaaatcatcgtgACGGAACCAAGACGATAATAATAGTAAATAACATGATTGACAATGTcgaaatatatttaaatattaataatatcatTGTTTGTATCAAAGAAAGATTGAGCAAAAGAAGAATCAAACGGGTAATtgcaatcttccatgttcaaaATTTGCAAGTATTCATCATAGAGTCTTTCTAATGTTCCATGATCACCACCATCACACGTGTCAAAATATGATTCGTGTCCATTTTCTAATGTGTAATCGTTGACTAAGTCATAGTCATCACGTGAGAATCCAAAACCGTCATTTTCACCCATCTCACCAACCAGCTCACAAACAACATTGTCATTTCTCACTTGTTGTTctgttctttctttttcttggctACCAAATGATGAATTTGATTCAAAAGTAAATGAATTACCACTATCTGTTCTTGGTAAATTTAAAGCCTTTATCCTAATGGGTTTTGGTAAATAAACTTTAATTTTCTCTTCCTCTTCATTATTATCATTCTTACCaccttttttcttctcatttttctttttcctcttgttgtttgtgttgttcctcttctttttcttggattgttgttgttgttgttcatcatCATGATCTGATAAAACATCACATGTTTGTTGATTTCTTTGCATCTTTTTAAGAAGATGTGT from Trifolium pratense cultivar HEN17-A07 linkage group LG5, ARS_RC_1.1, whole genome shotgun sequence encodes:
- the LOC123885784 gene encoding myb-related protein 308-like → MGRAPCCAKVGLHKGPWTTKEDALLTKYVQAHGEGQWKSLPKKAGLLRCGKSCRLRWMNYLRPDIKRGNITPDEDDLIIRLHSLLGNRWSLIAGRLPGRTDNEIKNYWNTHLLKKMQRNQQTCDVLSDHDDEQQQQQSKKKKRNNTNNKRKKKNEKKKGGKNDNNEEEEKIKVYLPKPIRIKALNLPRTDSGNSFTFESNSSFGSQEKERTEQQVRNDNVVCELVGEMGENDGFGFSRDDYDLVNDYTLENGHESYFDTCDGGDHGTLERLYDEYLQILNMEDCNYPFDSSFAQSFFDTNNDIINI